Proteins co-encoded in one Marinobacter qingdaonensis genomic window:
- a CDS encoding UbiH/UbiF/VisC/COQ6 family ubiquinone biosynthesis hydroxylase encodes MPEPRVFQILVVGGGMVGAALALGLSRQGWQVGLVEAGNRAALQQAPAPAHGVDDFEARVSALSVASQQLLEALEVWSQVLAGRHCPYQQMVVWDGDGTGRIQFDAAELQAPALGTIVENRSLVRALFLALDASSVEVLDGVQVTGWWQDGERRGIELADGGRIGAELVVAADGANSRLRQWVGLPTREWDYDQQAIVCTVQTSQSHDFTAWQRFSPTGPLAFLPLLPESGAEHFCSIVWSQDTAEARRLMALDDAAFSAELGAAIEQQLGPVRSVSGRTVFPLRQRHAKDYVAPGFALIGDAAHAIHPLAGQGANLGFNDVRALLDELQRARASALSPAEPLVLERYQRRRKAENLAMMAAMDGFKHLFGRDELPVRWLRNTGLRWLNGLGPIKHRIAAEAMGLPR; translated from the coding sequence ATGCCTGAACCGCGTGTTTTCCAGATCCTGGTGGTCGGCGGCGGCATGGTCGGGGCCGCGCTGGCGCTCGGGCTGTCGCGACAGGGTTGGCAGGTTGGCCTGGTGGAGGCCGGCAATCGCGCCGCGCTGCAACAGGCGCCGGCGCCCGCCCACGGGGTGGACGATTTCGAGGCCCGGGTCAGCGCCCTGTCGGTCGCCAGTCAGCAGTTGCTGGAGGCGTTGGAGGTCTGGTCGCAGGTGTTGGCCGGGCGCCACTGCCCCTATCAGCAGATGGTGGTCTGGGATGGCGATGGCACCGGGCGCATCCAGTTTGACGCCGCCGAACTTCAGGCCCCGGCACTCGGCACCATAGTCGAGAACCGGAGTCTGGTCCGGGCCCTGTTCCTGGCCCTGGACGCCAGTTCGGTCGAGGTGTTGGACGGCGTGCAGGTGACTGGCTGGTGGCAGGACGGGGAGCGCCGGGGGATCGAGTTGGCGGACGGTGGCCGCATCGGCGCCGAACTGGTGGTCGCGGCCGACGGTGCCAACTCCCGCCTGCGCCAGTGGGTCGGATTGCCGACCCGGGAATGGGATTACGACCAGCAGGCCATCGTGTGCACCGTACAGACCAGCCAAAGCCACGATTTCACCGCCTGGCAGCGTTTCTCACCGACCGGACCGCTGGCGTTCCTGCCGCTGCTGCCGGAATCCGGCGCCGAGCATTTCTGCTCCATCGTCTGGTCCCAGGACACCGCCGAAGCCCGCCGGTTGATGGCCCTGGACGATGCCGCCTTCAGCGCCGAGCTAGGCGCGGCCATTGAACAGCAGTTGGGGCCGGTGCGCTCGGTCTCCGGTCGAACGGTGTTTCCGTTGCGCCAGCGCCACGCCAAAGACTATGTCGCGCCCGGCTTCGCCCTGATTGGCGACGCCGCCCACGCCATTCACCCCCTGGCCGGCCAGGGCGCCAACCTCGGGTTCAACGACGTGCGGGCCTTGCTCGACGAGTTGCAGCGGGCCAGGGCGTCGGCACTGTCCCCGGCCGAACCGTTGGTGCTGGAGCGCTATCAGCGCCGGCGCAAGGCCGAGAACCTGGCGATGATGGCGGCGATGGATGGCTTCAAGCACTTGTTCGGGCGCGACGAGTTGCCCGTACGCTGGCTCAGAAACACCGGCCTGCGCTGGCTCAACGGGCTCGGGCCCATCAAGCACCGGATCGCCGCCGAGGCTATGGGCCTGCCGCGGTAA
- a CDS encoding DUF808 domain-containing protein has protein sequence MAGSSLLVLLDDIATVLDDVALMTKTATKKTAGVLGDDLALNAQQVTGVKPARELPVVWAVAKGSMVNKAILVPAALAISFFVPWLVTPLLMLGGAFLCFEGFEKLVHKFLHRQEHEAHQHELHEALKNPDTDMKALEQEKIKGAIRTDFILSAEIIAITLGTITGQSIGMQFLVLSVVAVMITVGVYGLVAGIVKLDDGGLYLSQKDSALAQKVGRGVLWLAPYLMKTLSILGTLAMFLVGGGILTHGVPPLYEVIAHLAEGMGGVSAAVLPTLADGLIGVLAGAVLVAVITPLQKLWAARAA, from the coding sequence ATGGCAGGAAGCAGTCTACTGGTACTCCTCGACGACATCGCCACGGTGCTGGACGACGTCGCCCTGATGACCAAAACCGCCACCAAGAAAACCGCGGGGGTACTCGGTGACGACCTGGCCCTGAACGCCCAGCAGGTCACCGGGGTGAAGCCCGCGCGGGAATTGCCGGTGGTCTGGGCCGTGGCCAAGGGCTCCATGGTCAACAAGGCGATCCTGGTGCCGGCGGCGCTGGCGATCAGTTTTTTCGTACCCTGGCTGGTCACGCCCCTGCTGATGCTCGGCGGCGCCTTCCTGTGTTTCGAGGGCTTCGAGAAACTGGTCCACAAGTTCCTGCACCGCCAGGAGCACGAGGCCCATCAGCACGAGCTGCACGAGGCCCTGAAAAACCCGGACACCGACATGAAGGCGCTGGAACAGGAGAAAATCAAAGGTGCCATTCGCACCGATTTCATCCTGTCGGCCGAAATCATCGCCATCACCCTGGGCACCATCACCGGCCAGAGCATCGGCATGCAGTTTCTGGTGCTGTCGGTAGTGGCGGTCATGATTACGGTCGGGGTTTACGGCCTGGTGGCCGGTATCGTCAAGCTGGACGACGGTGGCCTGTACCTGAGCCAGAAGGACAGTGCGCTGGCCCAGAAGGTCGGGCGGGGCGTGCTCTGGCTCGCGCCCTACCTGATGAAGACCCTGTCCATCCTCGGCACCCTCGCGATGTTTCTGGTGGGTGGGGGCATCCTCACGCATGGGGTGCCGCCCCTGTACGAGGTCATTGCGCACCTGGCCGAGGGCATGGGTGGGGTGTCAGCGGCCGTGCTGCCGACCCTGGCTGACGGGCTCATCGGGGTCTTGGCGGGTGCCGTGTTGGTGGCGGTCATCACCCCGTTGCAGAAGCTCTGGGCGGCCCGGGCGGCGTGA
- a CDS encoding 16S rRNA (uracil(1498)-N(3))-methyltransferase produces MNLALLFDEDFIADDRVRLTGRRLAHLHSVLKVDTGDEIPVGRVNGDIGTGEILHLTDAVAELRVRLDRQPPPALPLTLVLAMPRPKMFRRILQTCATLGVKDLWLINSYKVEKSFWQTPWLGDEPLRDNLTLGLEQARDTVMPRVQIRKLFKPFVEDELPGLLAGKRALVAHPGTDTPCPSQLNQATALCIGPEGGFTPYEVGKLAEAGCEAVHLGPRILRVETAVPVLVSRLFDACL; encoded by the coding sequence ATGAATCTGGCGCTGCTGTTCGACGAGGATTTCATTGCCGACGACCGGGTCCGGCTGACCGGACGAAGGCTGGCGCACCTGCATTCGGTGCTGAAAGTGGACACCGGCGACGAGATCCCGGTGGGCCGGGTGAACGGAGACATCGGCACCGGCGAGATTCTGCACCTGACCGATGCCGTCGCCGAGCTGCGGGTTCGCCTGGATCGGCAACCACCCCCGGCGCTGCCGCTGACGCTGGTACTGGCCATGCCCCGGCCCAAGATGTTCCGGCGCATCCTGCAGACCTGCGCCACCCTCGGGGTCAAAGATTTGTGGCTGATCAACAGTTACAAGGTGGAGAAAAGCTTCTGGCAGACGCCCTGGCTGGGCGACGAACCGCTGCGGGACAATCTCACCCTGGGACTGGAACAGGCCCGGGACACGGTCATGCCGAGGGTTCAGATCCGCAAGCTGTTCAAACCCTTCGTCGAGGACGAATTGCCGGGCCTGCTGGCCGGCAAGCGCGCCCTGGTGGCACACCCAGGTACCGACACGCCCTGCCCCAGCCAACTGAACCAGGCCACGGCCCTGTGCATCGGTCCCGAAGGCGGCTTCACCCCCTACGAGGTGGGCAAACTGGCAGAGGCCGGCTGCGAGGCCGTGCACCTGGGGCCGCGCATCCTGCGGGTGGAAACCGCGGTGCCGGTGCTGGTCAGCCGCCTGTTCGACGCCTGCCTCTGA
- the tatC gene encoding twin-arginine translocase subunit TatC: MTSKPDGNPTTPDQQEMPLIEHLLELRNRLLKMVLAVVICFAAIYPFANELYLWLSEPIRSLLPVGQTMIATDVTSPFFAPLKLALVLAVFAAIPVILYQLWSFIAPGLYAHEKRLAFPLLFTSVILFYAGAAFAYFVVFPLVFGFFTAIGPEGIVELPDISSYLNFVLKMFFAFGVAFEIPIATVLLILTGATTPASLSAKRPYVVVACFIIGMLLTPPDIISQTLLAVPMWILFEFGILFGRLATRGRTDDADASEPAGE, from the coding sequence ATGACCTCCAAGCCAGACGGCAACCCAACGACCCCGGACCAGCAGGAAATGCCCCTGATCGAGCACCTGCTGGAGCTGCGCAATCGCCTGCTGAAAATGGTGTTGGCGGTGGTGATCTGCTTTGCCGCCATCTACCCGTTCGCCAACGAGCTGTACCTGTGGCTGTCCGAGCCCATCCGTTCGCTGCTGCCCGTCGGCCAGACCATGATCGCCACCGACGTGACCTCGCCGTTCTTCGCGCCGCTGAAGCTGGCCCTGGTGCTGGCGGTGTTTGCCGCCATCCCGGTGATCCTGTACCAACTCTGGAGCTTCATTGCGCCCGGCCTGTACGCCCATGAGAAGCGACTGGCCTTTCCCCTGCTCTTCACCTCGGTGATCCTGTTTTACGCCGGCGCCGCGTTCGCCTATTTCGTGGTGTTCCCGCTGGTGTTCGGTTTCTTTACCGCCATCGGCCCGGAAGGCATTGTCGAGCTGCCGGACATCAGCAGCTACCTGAATTTCGTGCTCAAGATGTTCTTCGCCTTCGGTGTGGCCTTCGAGATTCCCATAGCCACCGTGCTGCTGATCCTGACCGGCGCCACCACCCCAGCCAGCCTGTCCGCCAAGCGCCCCTACGTGGTGGTGGCCTGCTTCATCATCGGCATGCTGCTGACCCCGCCGGACATCATTTCCCAGACCCTGCTGGCGGTGCCCATGTGGATCCTGTTTGAGTTCGGCATCCTGTTCGGCCGCCTGGCCACCCGGGGACGCACCGACGACGCCGACGCCAGCGAACCGGCCGGCGAATGA